The Fibrobacter sp. UWB2 genome window below encodes:
- a CDS encoding glycosyltransferase family 2 protein — MTPKVSVILPSYNHEQYVEAAVRSVMLQSGVDFELIVIDDGSKDRTPEILKRLADELKFTYIHRPNKGVVPTLIEALSLARGRYVCSFSSDDIMPPDRLKKQSDFLDAHPEAASCFGQIVPLYEGDKIGSEMDVRYLRSVPRISFEESFLGQKALHGCAEMFVREKILAIGGYDKRYYFEDYPLYLSILYHYGPQPVSKDFVCCYYREHGDNLHVDNDRIFSEILRILAENYSKHPLYKKAVRCWKANWFSAVAAQSKLKALRLIPKVISLSPRFWLRLPKLFIPRKLLKY; from the coding sequence ATGACTCCAAAAGTTTCTGTAATCTTGCCAAGTTATAACCATGAGCAGTATGTCGAAGCGGCTGTGCGTTCTGTAATGTTGCAGTCCGGTGTCGATTTTGAACTGATTGTCATCGACGACGGAAGCAAGGACCGTACCCCTGAAATTCTAAAGCGCTTGGCTGATGAACTGAAATTCACGTACATCCATCGGCCGAACAAGGGCGTTGTACCGACGCTTATAGAAGCACTTTCTCTAGCTCGTGGGCGCTATGTCTGTTCGTTTTCGTCCGATGACATCATGCCGCCGGATCGCCTTAAAAAACAGAGCGATTTTTTGGATGCACACCCAGAAGCCGCATCCTGTTTTGGGCAAATCGTCCCGCTATACGAAGGTGATAAGATTGGCTCCGAAATGGACGTTCGCTACTTGCGGAGTGTCCCTCGGATTTCTTTTGAAGAGTCCTTCCTAGGGCAGAAAGCCTTGCACGGCTGTGCCGAAATGTTTGTGCGCGAAAAAATTCTCGCAATCGGTGGCTACGATAAGCGGTATTATTTTGAAGACTATCCGCTTTATCTGAGCATTCTTTACCACTATGGCCCGCAACCGGTCTCGAAGGATTTCGTGTGTTGCTATTACCGGGAACATGGCGATAATCTGCATGTGGACAATGACCGCATTTTTAGCGAAATTTTGCGTATCTTAGCCGAAAACTACAGCAAGCACCCGTTGTATAAAAAGGCGGTCCGTTGCTGGAAGGCGAACTGGTTTTCTGCCGTTGCAGCCCAGAGCAAGCTCAAGGCGCTCCGCCTGATTCCGAAG
- a CDS encoding O-antigen translocase, translated as MSSRENKTNPQPVNFWKAFMGSGMVTFLNALRVFVVNKLLAVFLPPSAFACVGQFMNFMTMGQATSSLALQNGWVSLSAQNKNDLEQLKGVWRGGFRLTTFASIFTFAVALVLCFTVPLESFFPGIHPRLVQAAIIFALPGVFATNIITITASVMNGLGHYRRWALINMVSSLWQMLWVAFFLYSGRLSVLSIVATQSVVAGIFAAQIASRAGFSLREIRKSALDIRAPWLSYALMGIVPMLLSPVVLTFMRQTVGDNLGWDAAGIWQGIWKISDFLTAFFSAILGVIILPRVSAKMTKSEFWGMFRPIFLKTMLLALVAVLILYFGRSLLVAVMLSSSYAGAADYLPVQLLGDFFRVGGWALGLVLIVRRETKKFLTLEICSELVLALSTYAFVKLYEFNGPMMAYALENFLTLVASFVLVCRLKWGEK; from the coding sequence ATGAGTTCTAGGGAAAATAAGACAAATCCTCAGCCTGTGAATTTTTGGAAGGCGTTTATGGGTTCTGGAATGGTGACGTTCCTCAACGCCTTGCGCGTTTTTGTAGTGAACAAGCTTTTGGCGGTGTTCTTGCCGCCGAGTGCTTTTGCATGTGTTGGCCAGTTCATGAACTTTATGACGATGGGGCAGGCAACGTCTTCGTTGGCGCTCCAGAATGGCTGGGTCAGCCTTAGCGCTCAGAATAAAAATGATTTGGAACAACTGAAAGGCGTGTGGCGAGGCGGTTTTCGCTTGACCACGTTTGCTAGTATTTTCACGTTTGCTGTAGCACTCGTTCTCTGCTTTACGGTCCCGCTCGAATCGTTTTTCCCGGGCATCCACCCGCGTCTTGTGCAGGCGGCGATTATCTTTGCCTTGCCGGGCGTCTTTGCGACAAACATCATTACGATTACTGCATCTGTGATGAACGGGCTTGGGCATTACCGCCGTTGGGCGCTCATCAACATGGTGTCCTCGCTATGGCAAATGTTGTGGGTCGCGTTTTTCCTTTATTCGGGGCGCCTGAGCGTACTTTCGATTGTGGCAACGCAGTCTGTAGTTGCAGGGATTTTTGCGGCGCAAATAGCGTCACGTGCTGGCTTTAGCCTGCGTGAAATCCGCAAGAGCGCGCTTGACATCCGTGCGCCGTGGCTCTCGTATGCGTTGATGGGAATTGTCCCTATGCTCTTGTCGCCTGTGGTGCTCACGTTTATGCGACAGACTGTTGGCGATAATCTAGGGTGGGATGCCGCCGGCATTTGGCAGGGAATCTGGAAAATATCGGATTTCTTGACGGCGTTTTTCTCAGCCATCCTCGGCGTTATCATCTTGCCTCGAGTCTCTGCGAAAATGACGAAATCGGAATTCTGGGGAATGTTCCGCCCGATATTCCTTAAGACGATGTTGCTTGCGCTAGTGGCTGTATTGATTCTTTACTTTGGCCGTTCGCTCCTTGTTGCAGTGATGCTTTCTTCATCGTATGCGGGGGCCGCCGATTATCTCCCGGTTCAGTTGCTTGGTGACTTTTTCCGCGTGGGCGGCTGGGCGCTTGGGCTTGTGTTAATAGTGCGCCGTGAAACAAAGAAATTCCTGACGCTTGAAATTTGTTCGGAACTTGTCTTGGCGCTATCGACTTATGCCTTTGTAAAACTTTATGAGTTCAATGGCCCGATGATGGCGTATGCGCTAGAAAATTTCCTTACGCTTGTTGCTTCATTTGTTCTCGTCTGCCGCTTAAAGTGGGGTGAAAAATGA
- a CDS encoding DegT/DnrJ/EryC1/StrS aminotransferase family protein — MTKVPFLDLKSLNAPFMDDLKNAACSVVESGWYIRGHYCERFENAFAEYCGVKYAVGVGNGLDALSLMLRASMELGRLHEGDEILVPANTYIATVLAVSAVGLKPVLVEPAENSYDMNPKRLKDAYGARTRAILVVHLYGRLCAMDEICAFANEHDLLLFEDCAQAHGARMSDGRGAGTFGSAAAFSFYPTKNLGALGDAGMVLTNDADVANMVRALGNYGSERKYVNKYKGVNSRLDEMQAALLLAKLPHLDASNERRREIASRYCAEIKNPKVLLPEIPATPSEHVYHVFVIRLKNEESRNEMQKFLAARGIETLIHYPIPPHLQEAYVHEFSGEYPVAEAMAKMILSIPMSPVMTDDEVSEVIGAINEF, encoded by the coding sequence ATGACAAAAGTTCCCTTTCTTGATCTCAAAAGCTTAAATGCTCCCTTCATGGATGATCTCAAAAATGCTGCGTGTTCCGTCGTGGAATCTGGCTGGTATATTCGGGGGCATTATTGCGAACGCTTTGAAAATGCTTTTGCGGAATACTGCGGAGTCAAGTATGCCGTAGGTGTCGGGAATGGCCTGGATGCCCTTTCGCTTATGCTGCGGGCCTCAATGGAACTGGGTCGCTTGCACGAGGGCGATGAAATCTTGGTGCCGGCGAATACGTATATCGCGACTGTCCTTGCCGTTAGCGCTGTTGGACTCAAGCCGGTACTTGTGGAACCTGCCGAAAATAGCTATGACATGAATCCTAAACGCTTGAAGGATGCCTACGGGGCTCGGACTCGTGCTATTTTGGTCGTTCATTTGTACGGGCGCCTCTGCGCCATGGATGAAATTTGTGCGTTTGCCAATGAACATGACTTGTTGCTTTTTGAAGACTGTGCTCAAGCTCATGGCGCGCGAATGAGTGATGGCCGTGGTGCGGGAACGTTTGGTTCTGCAGCGGCTTTCAGTTTTTACCCGACAAAGAATCTGGGGGCGCTTGGCGATGCGGGAATGGTTCTTACGAACGATGCCGATGTCGCGAACATGGTGCGTGCTCTTGGCAATTACGGCTCCGAGCGCAAGTACGTGAACAAGTATAAGGGGGTAAACTCTCGCCTAGACGAAATGCAAGCGGCGCTTTTGCTCGCGAAGCTTCCGCATTTGGACGCTTCCAATGAACGCCGTCGTGAAATCGCTTCTCGTTATTGCGCCGAAATCAAGAATCCGAAAGTCCTTTTGCCCGAGATTCCTGCAACGCCTTCGGAACATGTTTACCATGTGTTCGTGATCCGCTTAAAGAATGAAGAATCTCGCAACGAAATGCAAAAATTCTTGGCTGCCCGCGGAATTGAAACGCTCATCCATTACCCGATTCCGCCGCATTTGCAAGAGGCTTATGTCCACGAGTTTAGCGGCGAGTATCCGGTTGCAGAAGCGATGGCGAAAATGATTCTCAGCATTCCCATGAGTCCCGTGATGACCGATGATGAAGTCTCCGAAGTGATTGGAGCCATTAATGAGTTCTAG
- the gap gene encoding type I glyceraldehyde-3-phosphate dehydrogenase has protein sequence MALKLGINGFGRIGRMVFRAAVENFSKDITVVGINDLLDADYLAYMLKYDSVHGQFNHDIKVEGNFLIVDGNKIQIFAEKDPTNITWGALDVDVVVESTGFFLTAELAEAHLKAGAKKVIMSAPSKDSTPMFVYGVNDKTYAGQKIISNASCTTNCLAPISKVLNEKFGIVRGLMTTVHAATATQKTVDGPSKKDWRGGRGILENIIPSSTGAAKAVGKVLPELNGKLTGMSLRVPTSDVSFVDLTAELKNAPAADKDAAYAAICAAMKEASEGELKGILGYTEDAVVSTDFRNNSCTSIFDAKAGIQLDPTFVKVCSWYDNEWGYSNKVCEMARVITNYKG, from the coding sequence ATGGCTCTCAAACTCGGTATTAATGGTTTCGGTCGTATCGGCCGTATGGTCTTCCGCGCTGCTGTGGAAAACTTCTCCAAGGACATCACTGTTGTCGGTATCAACGACCTTCTCGACGCTGACTACCTCGCATACATGCTCAAGTATGACTCCGTCCACGGTCAGTTCAACCACGACATCAAGGTCGAAGGCAACTTCCTCATTGTCGACGGCAACAAGATCCAGATCTTCGCTGAAAAGGATCCGACCAACATCACTTGGGGCGCTCTCGATGTAGACGTCGTTGTTGAATCCACTGGTTTCTTCCTCACTGCAGAACTTGCTGAAGCCCACCTCAAGGCTGGTGCTAAGAAGGTCATCATGTCTGCTCCGTCTAAGGACTCCACTCCGATGTTCGTGTACGGCGTGAACGACAAGACCTATGCTGGTCAGAAGATCATCTCCAACGCTTCCTGCACCACCAACTGCCTCGCTCCGATCTCCAAGGTCCTCAACGAAAAGTTCGGCATCGTCCGTGGCCTCATGACCACCGTTCACGCTGCAACTGCTACTCAGAAGACCGTTGACGGCCCGTCCAAGAAGGACTGGCGCGGTGGCCGTGGCATCCTCGAAAACATCATCCCGTCTTCTACGGGTGCTGCTAAGGCTGTGGGTAAGGTTCTTCCGGAACTCAACGGCAAGCTCACTGGTATGTCTCTCCGCGTGCCGACTTCCGACGTTTCCTTCGTTGACCTCACTGCTGAACTCAAGAACGCTCCGGCTGCTGACAAGGACGCAGCATACGCAGCAATCTGCGCTGCTATGAAGGAAGCTTCTGAAGGCGAACTCAAGGGCATCCTCGGTTACACCGAAGACGCTGTTGTTTCTACCGACTTCCGCAACAACTCCTGCACTTCTATCTTCGACGCTAAGGCCGGCATCCAGCTCGACCCGACCTTCGTGAAGGTTTGCTCTTGGTACGATAACGAATGGGGCTACAGCAACAAGGTTTGCGAAATGGCTCGCGTTATCACCAACTACAAGGGCTAA
- a CDS encoding thioredoxin-like domain-containing protein: MSRIVRAICVLALFSVSAFAGPWLGLIYKKNLYQNHLALRVSGVHPESGCLSAGIVSGDLVVGFDGKDLVNVAQIQNVLKSAKVGSKVSIDIFRDGKRIPLTVTLTERPDDISSLTGSAIGSKMAEFGKNFYKNGEKRKDAPKATLLDFWATWCGPCRQTLPVLEKIYNKYSSQGLEVIGISSEQTKPLLAFYKKQHASPYPLYRDADQGLWRRYGIHAVPTLMLLDSNGYIKRVWSGAPSFEMLEKLVLEVLEK; this comes from the coding sequence ATGTCTAGAATTGTTCGTGCCATTTGCGTTCTTGCCCTTTTCTCGGTTTCGGCGTTTGCAGGGCCGTGGCTTGGACTTATTTATAAGAAGAATCTCTATCAAAATCACTTAGCGCTCCGTGTCTCTGGGGTGCATCCGGAATCGGGGTGCCTCTCGGCGGGGATAGTCTCGGGAGACCTGGTTGTGGGCTTTGATGGCAAGGACTTGGTCAATGTGGCTCAAATCCAGAATGTCCTGAAATCGGCAAAGGTGGGCTCTAAGGTTTCCATCGATATTTTCCGCGATGGCAAGCGCATCCCGCTGACGGTGACGCTGACGGAACGCCCGGACGATATTTCTAGCCTCACTGGTTCTGCCATTGGAAGCAAGATGGCTGAATTCGGCAAGAACTTCTACAAGAACGGCGAAAAGAGAAAGGATGCTCCGAAGGCTACACTTCTCGACTTCTGGGCGACCTGGTGCGGACCTTGCCGCCAGACGCTCCCCGTGCTCGAAAAAATCTACAACAAGTATTCTAGCCAGGGGCTAGAGGTCATTGGAATCTCCTCTGAACAGACCAAGCCGCTCCTCGCTTTCTACAAGAAGCAACATGCGTCTCCGTATCCGCTTTACCGCGATGCCGACCAGGGACTCTGGCGCCGTTACGGGATTCATGCGGTCCCGACGCTCATGCTCCTAGACTCGAATGGCTACATCAAGCGCGTCTGGAGCGGGGCCCCGAGTTTCGAAATGCTCGAAAAGCTCGTCCTCGAAGTCCTGGAAAAATAG
- a CDS encoding dihydroorotate oxidase, translated as MNNNCINHEYYMRVSDRILALIRRIFHNNPEFRHDSLKHVARFAPVIPFMGGRPDLSKTLNRVVTFADGSNPLHFGCPIMLAAGANKTAKRICDFANMGFGGISVGTATRHVREGNTHRPRIGFIENDRAIHNSMGLNNDGVDAVTRRVDTQITAAHRVQMCVGISVAETPGLSDENEKLQDIVESFSIAYRVADYVEINLSCPNTGENRLDLDMTLVNKIFTAITDYRNKQPVRKAIYAKLSPDMPENHTATIMDMLVKVGVNGVVMGNTYPTKKVTDLPVHVKYDDLTPLRADGDRGGMSGRPLYENTVRNVKFIREHYPQMSVIACGGIDHGYKIYDLIKLGVDAVQCYSVVAFRWMAAHAMRKELEEALSKDGFKTLADYDAKNPKG; from the coding sequence ATGAACAATAATTGCATCAACCACGAATACTATATGCGCGTGAGTGACCGCATTTTGGCACTTATTCGCCGTATTTTCCACAATAATCCGGAATTTCGCCATGATTCCCTGAAGCATGTGGCCCGCTTTGCCCCGGTTATCCCGTTTATGGGTGGTCGCCCGGACTTGAGCAAGACTTTGAATCGCGTGGTGACATTTGCGGATGGCTCGAATCCGCTCCATTTCGGTTGCCCGATTATGCTCGCGGCTGGTGCAAACAAGACGGCAAAACGCATTTGCGATTTTGCCAACATGGGCTTTGGTGGCATCTCTGTCGGGACTGCAACCCGTCATGTCCGTGAAGGAAATACGCACAGACCGCGTATCGGTTTTATCGAGAATGACCGTGCAATTCATAATAGCATGGGTCTCAACAACGATGGCGTCGACGCAGTGACCCGTCGCGTGGATACCCAAATTACCGCAGCTCACAGGGTTCAAATGTGCGTGGGCATCTCTGTTGCCGAAACGCCGGGTCTCTCGGACGAAAACGAAAAGCTTCAGGACATCGTTGAAAGTTTCTCCATCGCTTACCGCGTGGCGGACTACGTCGAAATCAACCTGAGCTGCCCGAATACGGGGGAGAATCGCCTCGATTTGGACATGACGCTTGTCAACAAAATCTTTACCGCTATCACGGATTATCGCAATAAACAGCCGGTCCGCAAGGCCATTTATGCAAAACTCAGCCCGGATATGCCCGAAAATCACACGGCGACCATCATGGATATGTTGGTGAAGGTGGGCGTGAACGGCGTTGTCATGGGCAACACGTACCCGACAAAGAAAGTTACGGACCTCCCGGTTCATGTGAAGTACGACGATTTGACTCCGCTCCGTGCCGATGGCGATCGCGGTGGCATGTCTGGCCGCCCTCTTTACGAAAATACGGTGCGCAATGTCAAGTTTATTCGTGAACATTACCCGCAGATGAGCGTGATCGCCTGCGGTGGCATTGACCACGGTTACAAGATTTACGACCTCATCAAGCTCGGTGTCGATGCTGTGCAGTGCTATTCTGTAGTGGCTTTCCGCTGGATGGCTGCCCATGCGATGCGCAAGGAACTTGAAGAGGCTCTTTCGAAAGACGGCTTCAAGACTCTCGCCGATTACGACGCCAAGAATCCGAAGGGCTAA
- a CDS encoding M20/M25/M40 family metallo-hydrolase, which produces MQNQIKKDIHENMPRYIDMLSSLVAIPSISFDNFDQKYVLDSANAVKAMFEKAGLTNIQFLMPPSGRPSVYAESLTSPDKPTILLYAHHDVQPPMREALWDTPPFTATQKGDRLFGRGTADDKAGIITHLAALEQVRRELKGNGPNLKFIIEGEEESGSAGFEKILTEHAELLKSDAVIIADLGNFAKGTPSITTTLRGMSAINVTLRATKAPLHSGSWSGPIPDPAQALCRMIASLTDKDGKILIPHYEDDIIPPTKEELESYKSLGMTEEIFRNDGGVLEQVKLNVPEDEILLSLWRRPSIIVSTIESGSRVNAGNVLQDSAYARIGIRLAPGMDAVKCTDMLADFLKAQVPNHMEITIDKEDGANPFTTDTNHPFFKKMSEAMADAYASPTKFIGCGASIPGAELFRNTLGNIPILLTGLEDPECNAHGENESLYLPDFESGIVAEALFFASIS; this is translated from the coding sequence ATGCAAAATCAAATCAAGAAAGATATTCACGAAAACATGCCGCGCTATATCGACATGCTTTCGAGCCTGGTAGCCATTCCGTCCATCAGTTTTGACAATTTCGATCAAAAGTACGTTTTGGATAGCGCGAACGCCGTCAAGGCGATGTTTGAAAAAGCGGGACTCACGAACATCCAGTTTTTGATGCCGCCAAGCGGGCGTCCGAGCGTTTATGCCGAAAGCCTCACCAGCCCAGACAAGCCGACCATCCTTTTGTACGCTCATCACGACGTGCAGCCACCGATGCGAGAAGCTTTGTGGGACACGCCGCCGTTTACCGCTACACAGAAAGGCGACCGTCTCTTTGGACGCGGCACCGCTGACGACAAGGCCGGCATCATCACGCATCTCGCAGCCCTTGAACAGGTTCGCCGCGAGCTCAAGGGCAACGGTCCGAACCTCAAGTTTATCATTGAAGGTGAAGAAGAATCCGGAAGCGCAGGCTTCGAGAAGATTCTCACAGAACATGCGGAACTATTGAAGAGCGACGCCGTCATTATCGCAGACCTCGGAAACTTCGCGAAGGGAACGCCCTCCATCACAACGACGCTCCGCGGCATGAGCGCCATCAACGTGACGCTCCGCGCGACAAAGGCTCCGCTCCATTCCGGCTCTTGGTCCGGCCCGATTCCCGACCCCGCCCAGGCTCTTTGCCGCATGATTGCAAGCCTCACCGACAAGGACGGCAAGATTCTCATCCCGCATTACGAAGACGACATTATCCCGCCGACAAAGGAAGAGCTCGAATCATACAAGTCGCTCGGCATGACCGAAGAAATTTTCCGCAACGACGGCGGTGTTCTTGAACAAGTAAAGTTGAACGTGCCCGAAGACGAAATTCTGCTTTCACTGTGGCGCCGCCCGAGCATCATCGTGAGCACGATTGAATCCGGCTCCCGCGTGAACGCCGGTAACGTATTGCAAGACAGCGCCTATGCCCGAATCGGCATCCGCCTTGCACCCGGCATGGACGCCGTGAAATGCACCGACATGCTCGCCGACTTCCTCAAGGCACAAGTTCCGAACCACATGGAAATCACCATCGACAAGGAAGACGGTGCCAATCCGTTCACGACCGACACGAATCACCCGTTCTTCAAAAAGATGAGTGAAGCCATGGCGGACGCTTACGCCTCCCCCACCAAGTTCATTGGCTGCGGAGCAAGCATCCCGGGCGCAGAACTTTTCCGCAACACGCTCGGAAACATCCCGATTTTGCTCACGGGCCTCGAAGACCCGGAATGCAACGCCCATGGCGAAAACGAAAGCCTTTACCTGCCCGATTTCGAAAGCGGAATCGTTGCAGAAGCGCTTTTCTTTGCATCCATTTCGTAA
- a CDS encoding NAD-dependent deacylase — protein sequence MKRKRLVVLTGAGISAESGLRTFRGNDGMWEHENIEDVCTPDALRRDPKRVKDFYNFLRKGLPEHEPNVAHIALAKLEERLGDEFLLVTQNVDDLHERGGSKRVLHMHGDLMKLRCTKNEHEFEFTGEETLDTKCPICGSPVRPDIVFFGETPLYMDEIQEALMNCDEFAYIGTSSVVYPAAGFKSFAKSYGAKVTCLNLEAPYGDPYTDVVIQGKATEVVPKWCEEFK from the coding sequence ATGAAACGTAAAAGACTCGTCGTACTGACAGGCGCTGGAATCAGCGCGGAATCTGGCCTCCGCACATTCCGCGGAAACGACGGTATGTGGGAACACGAAAACATCGAAGACGTCTGCACACCAGACGCCCTCCGTCGTGACCCGAAGCGCGTCAAAGACTTTTACAACTTCTTGCGAAAGGGGCTCCCCGAGCATGAGCCGAATGTGGCGCACATCGCGCTTGCGAAGCTCGAAGAGCGCCTCGGCGACGAATTCTTGCTCGTGACGCAGAACGTCGACGACCTCCACGAACGTGGAGGAAGCAAGCGCGTTTTGCACATGCACGGCGACTTGATGAAACTCCGTTGCACTAAAAACGAGCACGAATTTGAATTCACGGGTGAAGAAACTTTGGACACAAAATGCCCGATTTGCGGAAGCCCCGTGCGCCCGGACATTGTGTTCTTTGGCGAAACGCCTTTATATATGGACGAGATTCAAGAAGCACTCATGAACTGCGACGAATTCGCCTACATTGGCACAAGCAGTGTCGTGTATCCAGCAGCAGGGTTCAAGAGTTTCGCGAAATCTTACGGCGCAAAAGTCACTTGCTTAAATCTAGAAGCACCCTATGGCGACCCGTACACAGACGTCGTCATTCAAGGCAAGGCGACCGAAGTCGTACCCAAGTGGTGCGAAGAATTCAAGTGA
- a CDS encoding FISUMP domain-containing protein, whose translation MFCKECHKNLKDFDALIDKMENCPFCGAKLVRPAVKVAQKDVNALCEALVQKVGDSIFANESTLEKELRDLNAPEFADAKDRLFLLVLKQIPSSMYEVRSFSDGEQQEVLEACQRRLCVDLGLSFEPCAQMLDILQEYIWQKRFSLSPNLFESQFVDPRDGQVYKTVRIGEQVWMKEPLKYKCVGYTGEGLYEWSSVNKYCAVRGWRVPSKKDFETLIKTAAGLGLGDPSSVLMSRKGWEKCNVTPTDNLGFEATPVKCSTGISNNFFSHFWTSEDKFCFEIFPGRVTFSTHSQSYVRLIKDDTAETKIPEKK comes from the coding sequence ATGTTCTGTAAAGAGTGTCATAAAAATCTAAAAGATTTTGATGCTTTAATCGATAAAATGGAAAATTGCCCGTTCTGCGGCGCCAAATTGGTGCGCCCAGCGGTCAAGGTGGCGCAAAAAGATGTCAATGCATTGTGTGAAGCTCTTGTACAAAAAGTTGGTGATTCCATTTTCGCAAACGAATCGACTTTGGAAAAAGAACTGCGTGATTTGAATGCTCCCGAATTTGCAGATGCCAAGGACCGTTTGTTCCTGCTTGTCTTAAAGCAAATTCCGTCAAGCATGTATGAGGTCAGAAGTTTTTCGGATGGCGAACAGCAAGAAGTTTTGGAGGCTTGCCAAAGACGACTTTGCGTGGATTTGGGACTCTCTTTTGAACCGTGCGCGCAAATGCTCGATATCTTGCAGGAATACATTTGGCAAAAAAGGTTTTCGCTTTCCCCGAATCTTTTTGAATCGCAGTTTGTCGACCCTCGCGATGGTCAGGTTTACAAGACCGTAAGGATTGGCGAACAAGTGTGGATGAAGGAACCCTTAAAGTACAAGTGCGTGGGTTATACGGGCGAGGGCTTGTACGAATGGAGCTCGGTGAACAAGTATTGTGCCGTAAGGGGCTGGCGCGTTCCGAGCAAAAAGGACTTTGAAACATTGATCAAGACTGCTGCTGGTTTAGGGCTTGGTGACCCGTCGAGCGTACTCATGTCTCGCAAGGGCTGGGAAAAGTGTAATGTGACCCCGACCGATAACTTGGGATTTGAAGCGACTCCGGTCAAATGTAGCACCGGTATCAGCAATAACTTCTTTAGTCATTTCTGGACCTCCGAAGACAAGTTCTGCTTTGAAATTTTCCCCGGCCGCGTGACTTTCAGTACACATTCGCAATCGTATGTGCGCTTGATTAAGGACGATACGGCGGAAACCAAAATACCGGAAAAGAAGTAA
- a CDS encoding ABC transporter ATP-binding protein — MSNRSPVLSVKEVSVAFGFDKNDNSRDGRKPLQVTDRVSFDIFPGEFFALVGESGCGKSVTAMSILRLLPWPSAKIVNGEILFDAMAQDSRNADDGNACDLATLPLKDLQSVRGSEIACIFQEPMQALNPVVTIKKQLLEVFKFGAVSKSAQSKQDSSQSQKDCHSRLDRESPLDLVREQLRLAGFTDPDRVLNSYPHELSGGMLQRVCIVMALLPKPKLIIADEPTTALDVTVQAQVLAVLKEMAEKTGTAVLLITHNMGIVSQYAHRVAVMYAGRIVEEGPVREVINHPMHPYTQGLLAAIPESHSDLHTLASIPGSVPHPKDFAKGCRFADRCCKCAQASAEVREKCLSAELPTKIAEADHFAYCFCAK, encoded by the coding sequence ATGTCTAATCGTTCTCCAGTTTTAAGCGTTAAAGAAGTTTCTGTGGCGTTCGGGTTCGACAAGAACGATAACTCGCGTGACGGCAGGAAACCGTTGCAAGTGACGGACCGAGTCTCGTTTGACATTTTCCCGGGCGAATTTTTTGCGTTGGTGGGCGAGTCCGGTTGCGGAAAGAGCGTGACTGCGATGAGTATTTTGCGCTTGTTGCCGTGGCCAAGTGCAAAGATTGTGAACGGCGAGATTTTGTTCGATGCGATGGCTCAAGATTCGCGTAATGCTGACGATGGTAATGCTTGCGACCTGGCGACACTCCCGCTCAAGGATTTGCAATCTGTTCGCGGTTCTGAAATTGCGTGCATTTTCCAGGAACCAATGCAGGCGCTGAACCCTGTCGTCACTATCAAAAAGCAACTTCTCGAAGTTTTCAAGTTCGGCGCAGTCTCGAAAAGTGCGCAGTCCAAACAAGATTCCTCGCAGTCCCAAAAGGATTGTCATTCCCGACTTGATCGGGAATCTCCTTTAGACCTTGTCCGCGAACAGCTCCGCTTGGCCGGTTTCACCGATCCAGACCGCGTTTTGAATTCCTATCCGCACGAACTTTCGGGCGGCATGCTCCAGCGTGTTTGCATCGTGATGGCGCTTTTGCCAAAGCCCAAATTGATCATTGCTGATGAACCGACGACTGCTTTGGATGTGACTGTTCAGGCTCAAGTTCTTGCTGTGCTTAAAGAAATGGCCGAGAAAACGGGAACTGCCGTTCTCCTCATTACGCACAATATGGGTATTGTTTCGCAGTACGCCCATCGCGTGGCCGTGATGTACGCTGGCCGCATTGTCGAAGAAGGTCCTGTCCGCGAAGTCATCAACCATCCGATGCACCCGTACACGCAAGGACTCTTGGCTGCGATTCCTGAAAGCCATAGCGACTTGCACACGCTTGCGTCCATTCCGGGGTCTGTGCCGCATCCAAAGGATTTTGCCAAGGGTTGCCGCTTTGCCGATCGCTGCTGTAAATGCGCACAGGCTTCTGCCGAAGTTCGTGAAAAATGTCTTTCCGCCGAACTCCCGACGAAAATTGCCGAAGCGGATCATTTTGCCTATTGCTTTTGTGCCAAGTAA